CGCTAGTCTAGATGAAGTCAGGCCCGCCTCCATGCGTGGCCGGCTTCGGAGCTGGCGATGATTGCTGCACTGGCAAGAGCAATATCCCGCGCGACGGGAACGAATGTCGACGTCGAAACCTTGCAGATCCTCGTGATCTTCTCGGGCGCGGGCCTGCTGGTCTCGCTCGTAGCCGTGATGATTTATGGACCGGCCTTCAACGCCGCTCTGTTCTGAGCGCGTTGCAATCCGTCAAGCCACCGGTTCCTTGGGACGGCTTCGCTCGCGCGGTGCCAGCGGCGGTGCCTGCTTCAGCGGAGCAGTTTCGCGTGGCGCAGTGTCGCTGCCTGAGACGCGCTCGACCGGTGCGGGGCCGGTGTCGCGCCAGGCGACGATCCAGATCAGAAAGCCGAGGACCGCCAGGGCGGCGCCGACCGGGCCGGTGGAAGTCCAGCCCAGACCCTGGCGAATGGCGAGGCCGCCGAGGAACGGGCCGAGCGCATTGGCGGTGTTGAACGCCGAATGGTTGAGCGCGGCGGCAAGCGCCTGTGCATCTCCAGCAACGTCCATCAGCCGTGTCTGCAGGACGGCGCCGAGCGCGACGCTGGCGCCGATCGCGAAGATGTCGATCGCGAGCAGCCAGGGATTGCCGGCGACAACAGGAAAGGCCAGCAGCGCCGCGGCTGCAAACACCAGGATGGCGCCAGCCGTCGGCATCAGCGCGCGGTCGGCGAAGCGCGGCACGACCAGATTGCCGAGCGTGGCGCCGATGCCGAAGATCGCCAGGAAGAACGGGATGACCTCGGTGCTGACCTTGGTGACCTCGATCAACGTCGTCGCGAGATAAGTGTAGACGGCGAACATGCCGCCGAAGCCGATGGCGCTGATCGCGAGCGTCGTCCAGACGCGACGGCTCCTCAGCGCGCCGAGCTCGCGCAGCGGATCCGACCGGCCTGCCTGGTCGCGCGGCGCGAACAGCGCGCACAGCAGAACCGTGAGCAGGGCCAAGACCGACACGAGGCCAAAGCTCGCGCGCCAGCCGACCGACTGGCCGATCAGATTGGCCAGCGGCACGCCGATGATGGTGGCGACGGTCAGGCCCAGCATGACCTGGCCGACCACCCGCGAGCGGCGGTGTTGCGGAACGAGCGAGGCCGCGACCAGCGCGGCGATGCCGAAATAGGCGCCGTGCGGCAGGCCCGAGAGGAAGCGGGCGGCGACCATCGAACCAAAGCTGGGCGCCAGCGCGGTCAGGGCGTTGCCGAGCGCGAACACGGCCATCAGCGCCAAGAGCTGCGTGCGCCGGGCGAACTTGGCGCCGAGCACGGCAATCAGCGGCGCGCCCAGCACCACGCCGAGCGCGTAGGCGCTGATGGCGTGTCCGGCTGTCGGCTCGTCGATATGAAGATCGGCCGCGAAGAACGGCAGCAGGCTCATCGATGCGAATTCGGTGGTCCCGATCGCAAAGCCGCCCATCGCGAGCGAGAACAGGACGACGGCGAGATGAGGGGGCGTGGAAGCCGATTTCGGTATCGCGCGTGGCGAGGTCGCGTGAGGCGAGGTCGTCATGTGTCCTGCATGGGTGACGGCAACGGGAACCAGCCCAGCGAACGTCGCCATCCCTGCAGTCTTTGTCTCACCTACTTAAACGCGCATGGATTCGCGTCAACACCGGAAGCGCCACGTCAGGGCGCGCGCATATCAGCGTCCCGGTTTGCTCAGGGCATCCGCGGCAATATGCCCGGTGAATTCGGCACAAAGCCGTCAGCCACTCGCTGCGCGGCTGGCGGTCGGTGTCCTCGCGGCGCGTGGGCGAGCGTCCGCCTGTCGTGCTCAGTTCAGGAACGGCACCGGATTGGCCGCTCGATAGAAGAAGTTGATCAAGGTGTTGATGTCGAACACCGGCAGGTTCGAGACCTCGGCGACGTCCTTCGAGAACGGGCACATGTTGGTGCACTCGAACAGGATTGCGCCGGGATTCGTGCACGACGCCATGAAGGCTTCCGTCATTTCGATCATCTCGGCGCGCAGCACGTCGGTGTCCAGCTCCTCTCGGCCGAGAATGTAGGTCGCGGGAAATTGCGCGTCGGGCTTCATGCCCTGGACTTGAACGGGGATATCGTTCTGCGACCAGCCGACGCCGCGGAAATGCCCGTCGTTCATGTGATGGCCGCGTTCCGTAAAGATGCCGATGACCTTGCCCGGTGGCAGCATGGCGTGGATCAGCGGCGCCTGGATCAGGCTCGAGGTGAACACCGGGATGTTCACCGCGGCGGCGAGCTGCTTCTGGAACGGCGCGAGGAAGCCGCAGCTCGTCGTGATCGCCTTGACGCCCTCCGACTCCAGTTCGCGGGCGGCGACGATGAACGGATCGAGCAGGTTTGGATCGGGATGATCGCCCATGATCCTGGTCGCGTGGGCGCCGCGCACGATCTTGTAACGTATGGGAAAGTCATAGGAGCGCGCGTTTCCGATGTCTCCGCGTGGGCGGGGAAATCGCGTGTCGAGCATCAGCACGCCGATGGTCTCGCCGTAATTCGTGAAGCCGCCGCGGAGTTTCATGGATGTCCCCAAGCGATTCGGGATGGTCGCGAGCCCGGTCGTCAAACGCGTCCACGGCGGCACCGAGCTCCAGCACGGTGCCGCCTTGCACAAACTGCCCGCGATCAGGCCGATCGCAGCGGCCTAGAACTGCACTTCGCCCGGAATGTCGTCCGCGCTGAGGCCGACGGTTTGATAGGCCTTCAGCAGCCATTCGCGGGTCTGGCCGAGCGAACGGTTGTAGTCGGCCCAGGCGCTGAGGAAATCCTTGTAGCGGCGGTCGGCCTCGGCGCGGATGCCGAGATTGGTCGGCAGCGTCAGGATCGGCCGCGGGATCGCGAGATCGCCGAGCGTCGGATTCTTCTTCAGCGTGAAGATCGACAGCACCGCGAGCGAGACGTTGCAGTCGGCGCGGCCGGTCGACACCGCGAGGATCGCCTCGTCGCGGGTCTTGAAGCCGAGGATTTCGGCCTTCGGGCAGTAGCGGCGCGCGATGGTCTCGTGCGTCGAGCCGATGTCGACGGCGATCTTGACGTCGGGCTTGTTGAGCTCGGACCAGGTCTGCGGCTTGGCAAAGCCCTTCTTGGTGATGACGGTGAAGGAGTGCACCAGGATCGGGGTTGAGAAGTCGATGACGAGCGAACGCTCCGGCGTCGGGTTCACGGCGAAGGCGAGGTCGATCTTGTCGGCCTGCAGGTCGAGGATCTGGTTGCCCCAGGTCGATTCCAGCGTCTCGACCTTGGCACCCAGCTTGCCCGCGATGTCGTTCGCCATGTCGATGCAGGCGCCCGACCATTGATTGGTGGCGAGGTCCTTGTGGAAATAGGGGTCCTGGCCGGCGATGACCGCGATCCGCAGCACGCCGGTCTTCTTGATGCGATCGAGCGTGGAGGTCGGCGCGGTGTCGGCCTTGGCTGAGCCGGCTGCGGCCATTGCGGCGCCCGCCAGCGCGACGGTGGTGAGTGCGTCCCTGCGGTTCATCGTCAGTACTCCCTGGGGAATGGGGATCTATCGGCTCCGGCTGGTGGACTATTTCTGTATTCAGTCCATAATGCAATATGGTATTGCGGCTTTGCCGACGATTTGTGCGACGAGGCAGGTTGGGGCCTAGTCCTTTGGCAAAGCGAGAGAAAACTCCCTGAAGCCGCGCCGGATATTGGACCGGCAAGCGGGTTATCGGGATTGAGAGGAGAAAGTCCGTGCGTGCTGTTTTTGTCGATGCCAACGACACCCTGGCTGCGGTCACCGAGAAGCTGCTCTCCGCCGCGAAGCTGCCGGTCGGCATCATCAGAAATCCCTCCATCAAGCCCGACGATCTCCCCGCCTTGCTCGGCGATGCCGAGATCATGATCGTCGACCATACGGCGGTGCCATCCGCGATTGCGGCGACGTGCGCCGGGCTGAAGCATGTCGTCTTCCTCGGCACCGGCGCGCGCAGCTACATGAATCCGGAAGAGCTTGCTGAGCTCGGCATCGCCGTCCACACCATCAAGGGCTATGGCGACACGGCGGTGGCCGAATGCGCAATCGCGCTGATGTGGGCATCTGCCAAGAGCTTTGGCGAGATGGATCGCGGCATGCGCGAAGGCAACTGGCTGCGCCGCGACGCCGTGCAGCTCACCGGCAAGACGCTCGGCCTCATCGGCTTCGGCGGCATTGCGGCTGAAGCCGCACGCATGGCGGCCGGCTGCGGCATGAAGGTGATTGCCTGGAACAGAACGCCGAAGACGCATCCGGGTGTCGAATTCGTGTCGCTGGAGAAGCTGCTGGCCGAGAGCCACGTCGTCTCGCTGCACCTGCTCCTCAACGACGAGACCAAGGGTTTCCTGTCACGCGAGCGCATCGCGCAGATGCGCAAGGGCAGCATCCTGATCAACACCGCGCGCGGCGCGATCGTCGACGAAGATGCGATGCTGGACGCGCTGCGCTCGGGCCATATTGCTCATGCCGGCCTCGACGTCTTCACTGTCGAGCCGCTGCCCGCAGGTCATCCGCTTACAAAACTGCCGAATGTGACCCTGTCGGCGCATTCGGCGTTCCGCACGCCCGAGGCGAGCGACAATCTCATCGGCGCCGCGCTTGATCACTGCCGCCGCATCATCGCGACCGGCAAGTAAAGCAACAAGGAATCCCCCATGTCTGATATCACCCGCATCGACCAGAACGCCCGCCGCAGCCGCGCTTCCGTGTTCGGCGATCTCGTTTTTCTCGCAGGACAAGTCGCTGACACCAAGACCGCCGACATCACCCAGCAGACCAAGGAGGCGTTGGCGAAGGTCGACGACATGCTGGCGCGCGCCGGCACCGACAAGTCGCGCCTGCTCAGCGTGCAGGTCTGGCTGAAAACCATGGACGATTTCGACGCCATGAACGCGGTCTACGATGCCTGGGTCGTGCCCGGCAATGCGCCGACGCGTGCCTGCGGCAAGGTCGAGCTCGCCGATCCGGCCTACCGCATCGAGGTGATCGCAATCGCCGCGCGGCGCTGACATGCGTGCCGATGTCCTCTGCACTGTTTGCATCGGTCTTGCACCTTGTTTGCGCCTGTCCTACGCCACCTCGGAACAAAAGCGCATCGCCAAAGCCGTCAGGGAGCTGTCATGACCATCAGAAACACCCGCACCGGGGGCCAGATCCTGATCGACCAGCTGGTCGCGCAAGGCGTCGACCGCGTCACCTGCGTGCCCGGCGAGAGCTACCTTGCGGCGCTCGATGCGCTGCATGACAGCCCGATCGACGTCGTGATCTGCCGCGCCGAAGGCGGCGCCGCGATGATGGCGGAAGCCTACGGCAAACTCACGGGACGCCCGGGCGTCTGCTTCGTCACCCGCGGTCCCGGCGCGACCAATGCCAGCCACGGCGTTCACATCGCGATGCAGGACTCGACACCGATGATCCTGTTCGTCGGCCAGGTCGACACCGGCATGCGCGAGCGGGAGGCCTTCCAGGAACTCGACTATAGGGCCGTGTTCGGCTCGATGGCAAAATGGGCGGTCGAGATCGATCGTCCTGATCGCATTCCCGAACTGGTCGCACGCGCCTTCCGCGTCGCGATGCAGGGTCGCCCCGGTCCTGTCGTGATCGCGCTGCCGGAGAACATGCTTACCGAGACCGCGGCTGTCGCGGACGCGATGCGCATCGAGCCCGCCGTGAGCTGGCCGGCGCCATCGGATCTCGAGCAGGTCGGCGCGATGCTTGCGAGCGCCAAGGCGCCGCTGGTTATTCTCGGCGGCTCGCGCTGGACCGATGAAGCCACCAAGAGCATCGCGCGCTTTGCCGAACGGTTCGACCTGCCGGTCGCGACCTCGTTCCGCCGGGCCTCGCTGATCGACGCGGATCATTCGCGTTATGCCGGCGATCTCGGCATCGGGCCGAGCCCAGGCCTGAAAGCGCGCATCGACAACGCCGATGTGATTCTCCTCATCGGCGGCCGCATGTCGGAGATGCCGTCCTCGTCCTACACGCTGCTCGACATTCCCTCGCCGAAGCAGAAGTTGATCCATGTGCATCCGGGCTCGGAAGAGCTTGGCCGCATCTACCAGCCGGCGCTGGCGATCCAGGCGACGCCCGCCGCGTTCGCTGCGGCCATCGACACGCTCAAGCCTTCAGGCGCGGTTGCCTGGAAGGGCGAAGCCGCGAAGGCGCATGCCGACTATCTCGCCTGGACCGACAAGGCGCGCGAGCTGCCGGGTACGTTCCAGTACGGCCAGGTCATGACCTGGCTGCGCGACCGTCTGCCGAAGGACGCGATCGTCTGCAATGGCGCCGGAAATTATGCCGGCTGGATCCATCGCCATCACCGCTTCCACAGTTTTGCGTCGCAGCTCGCGCCGACCTCGGGCTCGATGGGTTATGGCGTGCCGGCGGGCGTACTGGCCAAGCGGCAATATCCTGATCGCGTCGTCGTCGCTTTTGCCGGTGACGGCTGCTTCCTGATGAACGGCCAGGAATTCGCCACCGCCGTGCAATACGACGCGCCGCTGGTCGTCATCGTCGTCGACAACTCGCAATACGGCACCATCCGCATGCATCAGGAGCGCGACTATCCCGGTCGCGTCGTCGGCACCCAGCTCAAGAACCCCGACTTCGCGATGTACGCAAAGGCGTTCGGCGGCCATGGCGAGCGCGTCGAGCGCACCGAAGAGTTCGCGCCGGCGTTCGAGCGTGCGCTGGCCTCAGGCAAGCCGTCGATCCTTCACTGCATCATCGATCCGCGCGCAATCTCGGTCGGCAAGGATTTTACGCCCGCGGTGAAGGCGTAAGCGATGGCAGAGGGCCGCCACGTCGCCATCATCGGAGCCGGCGCGGTCGGCGTGATCAGCGCCATCGAGGCGCTGCGCGAGGGCCATCACGTCACGCTGATCGACGCAGGCACGCCCGGGGGCGAGCAGGCGGCGAGCTACGGCAATGCCGGCTGGCTCTCCTCGCATTCGGTGATCCCGCCGGCAGAACCAGGCATCTGGAAGAAGGTGCCGTTCTATCTGATGGACCCGCTCGGCCCGCTCGCGATCCGCTGGTCTTATCTGCCGAAGGCGCTGCCCTGGCTGATCAAGTATCTGCTCTCCGGCTGGACCGCTGCGCGCGTCGAGAAGACGGCATTCGCGCTGCGTGACCTGTTGAAGGACGCACCGCTGCTGCACCGGAAGCTCGCGGAAGAGGCGGGTGTCCCGGAGCTGGTCGAGCGCAACGGCGTGATGCACGTATTCCCGTCGCGCGGCAATTTCGACAACGATCTCGGCTGGCGCCTGCGCAAGAAGGTCGGTGTCGAATGGATGGAGCTCAGCGCGGACGAGATGCGTCAGCGCGAGCCGGACTTACATCCGCGCTACACCTTTGGCGTGGTGGTGGAAGAGGCCGGGCGCTGCCGCGATCCCGGCGCTTATGTTGCGGCGCTTGCCCAGCACGCGCTGGCGAACGGCGCCGAGCTCGTCCACGCGAAGGCGACTGGTCTCAAGCTGAGCGGCAACAAGCTCGTCGCCGTCCTCACCGACACCGGCGAGATTCCGTGCGATGCTGCGGTGGTTGCGGCCGGTGCACATTCAAAGAAGCTCACTGCTTCCATTGGCGATCCGCTCCCGCTCGAGACCGAGCGCGGCTATCACGTCATGATCGAGAATCCGGAGACAGGTCCGCGCAGCTCGATGATGGCATCAGACGCCAAGATGGTGGTGAACTGGACCAACAAGGGCCTGCGCGCCGCCGGCAC
The genomic region above belongs to Bradyrhizobium sp. CCBAU 53338 and contains:
- a CDS encoding RidA family protein, encoding MSDITRIDQNARRSRASVFGDLVFLAGQVADTKTADITQQTKEALAKVDDMLARAGTDKSRLLSVQVWLKTMDDFDAMNAVYDAWVVPGNAPTRACGKVELADPAYRIEVIAIAARR
- a CDS encoding MFS transporter — protein: MATFAGLVPVAVTHAGHMTTSPHATSPRAIPKSASTPPHLAVVLFSLAMGGFAIGTTEFASMSLLPFFAADLHIDEPTAGHAISAYALGVVLGAPLIAVLGAKFARRTQLLALMAVFALGNALTALAPSFGSMVAARFLSGLPHGAYFGIAALVAASLVPQHRRSRVVGQVMLGLTVATIIGVPLANLIGQSVGWRASFGLVSVLALLTVLLCALFAPRDQAGRSDPLRELGALRSRRVWTTLAISAIGFGGMFAVYTYLATTLIEVTKVSTEVIPFFLAIFGIGATLGNLVVPRFADRALMPTAGAILVFAAAALLAFPVVAGNPWLLAIDIFAIGASVALGAVLQTRLMDVAGDAQALAAALNHSAFNTANALGPFLGGLAIRQGLGWTSTGPVGAALAVLGFLIWIVAWRDTGPAPVERVSGSDTAPRETAPLKQAPPLAPRERSRPKEPVA
- a CDS encoding FAD-binding oxidoreductase, translated to MAEGRHVAIIGAGAVGVISAIEALREGHHVTLIDAGTPGGEQAASYGNAGWLSSHSVIPPAEPGIWKKVPFYLMDPLGPLAIRWSYLPKALPWLIKYLLSGWTAARVEKTAFALRDLLKDAPLLHRKLAEEAGVPELVERNGVMHVFPSRGNFDNDLGWRLRKKVGVEWMELSADEMRQREPDLHPRYTFGVVVEEAGRCRDPGAYVAALAQHALANGAELVHAKATGLKLSGNKLVAVLTDTGEIPCDAAVVAAGAHSKKLTASIGDPLPLETERGYHVMIENPETGPRSSMMASDAKMVVNWTNKGLRAAGTVEIAGLEAAPNWKRAEILRNHLLGMFPKLPKDIPASRIKTWFGHRPSMPDGIPCIGHARASRDIVYAFGHGHIGLVSSARTGRLVAQLLSGKAPEIPLAPFSPTRFL
- a CDS encoding thiamine pyrophosphate-binding protein — encoded protein: MTIRNTRTGGQILIDQLVAQGVDRVTCVPGESYLAALDALHDSPIDVVICRAEGGAAMMAEAYGKLTGRPGVCFVTRGPGATNASHGVHIAMQDSTPMILFVGQVDTGMREREAFQELDYRAVFGSMAKWAVEIDRPDRIPELVARAFRVAMQGRPGPVVIALPENMLTETAAVADAMRIEPAVSWPAPSDLEQVGAMLASAKAPLVILGGSRWTDEATKSIARFAERFDLPVATSFRRASLIDADHSRYAGDLGIGPSPGLKARIDNADVILLIGGRMSEMPSSSYTLLDIPSPKQKLIHVHPGSEELGRIYQPALAIQATPAAFAAAIDTLKPSGAVAWKGEAAKAHADYLAWTDKARELPGTFQYGQVMTWLRDRLPKDAIVCNGAGNYAGWIHRHHRFHSFASQLAPTSGSMGYGVPAGVLAKRQYPDRVVVAFAGDGCFLMNGQEFATAVQYDAPLVVIVVDNSQYGTIRMHQERDYPGRVVGTQLKNPDFAMYAKAFGGHGERVERTEEFAPAFERALASGKPSILHCIIDPRAISVGKDFTPAVKA
- a CDS encoding NAD(P)-dependent oxidoreductase — translated: MRAVFVDANDTLAAVTEKLLSAAKLPVGIIRNPSIKPDDLPALLGDAEIMIVDHTAVPSAIAATCAGLKHVVFLGTGARSYMNPEELAELGIAVHTIKGYGDTAVAECAIALMWASAKSFGEMDRGMREGNWLRRDAVQLTGKTLGLIGFGGIAAEAARMAAGCGMKVIAWNRTPKTHPGVEFVSLEKLLAESHVVSLHLLLNDETKGFLSRERIAQMRKGSILINTARGAIVDEDAMLDALRSGHIAHAGLDVFTVEPLPAGHPLTKLPNVTLSAHSAFRTPEASDNLIGAALDHCRRIIATGK
- a CDS encoding aspartate/glutamate racemase family protein encodes the protein MKLRGGFTNYGETIGVLMLDTRFPRPRGDIGNARSYDFPIRYKIVRGAHATRIMGDHPDPNLLDPFIVAARELESEGVKAITTSCGFLAPFQKQLAAAVNIPVFTSSLIQAPLIHAMLPPGKVIGIFTERGHHMNDGHFRGVGWSQNDIPVQVQGMKPDAQFPATYILGREELDTDVLRAEMIEMTEAFMASCTNPGAILFECTNMCPFSKDVAEVSNLPVFDINTLINFFYRAANPVPFLN
- a CDS encoding transporter substrate-binding domain-containing protein, which translates into the protein MNRRDALTTVALAGAAMAAAGSAKADTAPTSTLDRIKKTGVLRIAVIAGQDPYFHKDLATNQWSGACIDMANDIAGKLGAKVETLESTWGNQILDLQADKIDLAFAVNPTPERSLVIDFSTPILVHSFTVITKKGFAKPQTWSELNKPDVKIAVDIGSTHETIARRYCPKAEILGFKTRDEAILAVSTGRADCNVSLAVLSIFTLKKNPTLGDLAIPRPILTLPTNLGIRAEADRRYKDFLSAWADYNRSLGQTREWLLKAYQTVGLSADDIPGEVQF